The Marinilongibacter aquaticus genome has a window encoding:
- a CDS encoding chitobiase/beta-hexosaminidase C-terminal domain-containing protein, which translates to MNKTFSFGLYFLLALNACLLLLAAFSGDMAVPLWMKPIGRMHPLILHLPIGFFVLSILLFFYRRELTDEVYHRLQRFIWFFVAFSAVSSALFGILLNAEGGYTGASLIWHKWLGVLFSLFTLGAFLGLKRFENRVVFQKCVLFGGLALVAFTGHFGANLTHGEGFVLEPLQANKKLEITPESNLYEVAIVPIFEAKCVACHNDKKRKGQLDMSQVEALMKGGKNGPIWQAGNALKSHLIEMAKLPLEDKKHMPPKGKPQLTAEEIALISDWINAGADLKKSIAAYADSSSLKKMLLARMESKKEKNYTFSALSESDIEELNTPFCSVFPLADGSPALEAEFYVSQKYEPKTLENLSNAKKQLVSLSLDKMPVTDAELSSLSKFENLERLNLNGTKLTKEGLKHLYDLKNLEELSLALTKMDKQAVQKLVEKLPNLKHLYLWETGLTEKDMLTLQEDFPALNIDRGYKPNAEEKLQLNPPTLENKNFVFNGGLELKLSHVLPGVKIHYTLDGSEPDTLSSPIYTKPIPMDSSFVVKAVAEKEGWWASNSVSGSFLASGAKADTVWLGSQPNPKYKGSGAAGLIDLKLGDASSFSGPQWLGYQQTACIAYLHFANKPNLRQISLSYLTSPGSHIFPPEAVELYGKETNGEWKAIQKIRPMVDVKGSGNMRRRIDLSTKASDKFEEYKLVVHPLAHLPTWHPDKGKPGWVFIDEITAN; encoded by the coding sequence ATGAACAAAACCTTTTCGTTTGGGCTTTACTTTCTGTTGGCCCTTAATGCTTGTCTATTGCTTCTTGCGGCATTTTCAGGAGATATGGCTGTGCCTTTGTGGATGAAGCCCATTGGCCGTATGCACCCTTTGATACTGCACTTGCCCATAGGTTTTTTCGTGCTTTCCATCTTGCTTTTTTTCTATCGTCGTGAACTCACCGACGAGGTTTATCACAGATTGCAAAGGTTTATCTGGTTTTTCGTGGCTTTTTCGGCTGTTTCTTCCGCTCTGTTTGGCATTTTGCTGAATGCAGAAGGCGGATATACTGGAGCCAGTTTGATTTGGCACAAATGGCTGGGCGTGCTTTTCAGTTTATTTACTTTGGGGGCCTTCTTGGGTTTGAAACGGTTTGAAAATCGAGTTGTATTTCAAAAGTGTGTGTTGTTTGGCGGATTGGCTCTGGTGGCCTTCACGGGGCATTTTGGAGCAAACCTTACCCATGGAGAAGGTTTTGTGCTTGAACCCTTGCAAGCGAATAAGAAATTGGAAATTACACCCGAATCGAACTTGTACGAAGTGGCCATCGTGCCGATTTTTGAGGCAAAATGTGTGGCTTGTCACAACGATAAAAAGAGAAAAGGGCAGTTGGATATGTCGCAAGTGGAAGCTTTGATGAAAGGCGGAAAGAACGGCCCGATTTGGCAAGCGGGAAATGCCTTGAAAAGCCACTTGATTGAAATGGCCAAACTGCCTTTGGAAGACAAAAAGCATATGCCGCCAAAAGGCAAACCGCAACTTACGGCGGAAGAAATTGCCTTGATTTCCGATTGGATTAATGCTGGGGCTGATTTGAAAAAGTCTATTGCCGCCTATGCCGACAGCTCTTCTTTGAAGAAAATGCTTTTGGCAAGAATGGAATCAAAAAAGGAAAAGAATTATACTTTTTCGGCCCTTTCGGAAAGTGATATCGAAGAGCTGAACACACCGTTTTGCTCGGTTTTCCCTTTGGCCGATGGTTCTCCGGCATTGGAGGCAGAGTTCTATGTCAGTCAGAAGTACGAGCCAAAAACCTTGGAGAATTTGAGCAATGCGAAAAAGCAATTGGTTAGTTTGAGTTTGGATAAAATGCCCGTAACCGATGCCGAGCTTTCGTCGCTCTCGAAATTTGAAAACTTGGAAAGGTTGAATTTGAACGGAACCAAGCTTACAAAGGAAGGCCTGAAACACCTGTATGATTTGAAAAACCTCGAGGAGCTTTCATTGGCTCTCACGAAAATGGACAAACAGGCTGTGCAAAAACTGGTTGAAAAACTGCCGAATTTGAAACACCTCTATTTGTGGGAAACCGGTTTGACAGAGAAGGATATGCTGACTTTGCAAGAGGACTTTCCGGCATTAAATATAGACAGAGGGTACAAACCGAACGCGGAGGAAAAGTTACAATTGAATCCGCCTACTTTAGAAAATAAAAATTTTGTGTTCAACGGCGGTTTAGAATTGAAGCTTTCGCATGTACTTCCTGGTGTGAAAATTCATTATACTTTGGATGGCTCTGAGCCCGACACCTTGAGCTCGCCCATATATACCAAACCCATTCCTATGGATAGTAGTTTTGTGGTGAAAGCTGTGGCCGAAAAGGAAGGCTGGTGGGCCAGTAATTCGGTTTCGGGATCATTTCTGGCTTCTGGTGCAAAAGCTGACACTGTTTGGCTTGGTTCACAGCCCAATCCGAAATACAAGGGCTCGGGTGCGGCTGGTCTGATCGATTTGAAATTGGGCGATGCCAGCAGTTTTTCGGGACCTCAGTGGCTTGGCTATCAGCAAACGGCCTGTATAGCCTATTTGCATTTTGCCAACAAACCCAATTTGCGGCAGATCAGTTTAAGCTATCTCACCAGTCCAGGTTCGCATATTTTCCCACCAGAAGCTGTTGAGCTTTACGGGAAAGAGACAAATGGGGAATGGAAAGCGATTCAGAAAATTAGGCCCATGGTCGATGTGAAAGGGTCGGGGAATATGCGGAGAAGGATCGATCTGTCTACAAAAGCTTCTGATAAATTTGAAGAGTATAAACTTGTGGTGCATCCTTTGGCTCATTTGCCTACTTGGCATCCGGATAAAGGAAAGCCAGGTTGGGTTTTTATCGATGAAATTACAGCAAATTGA
- a CDS encoding DUF2207 domain-containing protein — translation MKRLLFFFLVSLPILVFAQNESVDVFHSEILVDTSGYITVKEHIEIYATGQKFKRGIVRNLPLSRKDSLGSSIPVSYEVKQVLKEGEPSPYFTENKGGDLYIYVGEKSTYLEEGRYSYEITYSTAGQIGFFKDFDELYWNVNGFGWDFPIHSIRASVTLPNQSKALSTACYTGMYGSTLQNCDISTGEGKTIFETLNLNPNENLSIALSFEKGLVNQPPPPPPPSFLQEYGAQIMTLIFGLALLAYYAYTWWKYGQDPPKPTVVPQFNPPDNLSPASLGMIHKGHFWQDLSTASLVNLAVKGFIKIEDHSDSYLFGLVKNKEFSISQLKPADSSLAREERELMIQFFQNKEKVVFDGKYDSAIKSALDRFQKKLTDKWNPLLFEGFNAKFWIFPILFSIIYVALFFVWHQYFTGSAKFIYFAVFFFSNILVFLFYQWLIRKPAKEKLRLRSDIKGFEMYLSAAEEKGLQHFNPPHITPEIFEKYLPYALVLGVEDIWGEKFQKMLSASSTYSSAYQPIWYNRPIGNIATFGHMLNSNFSNTLSSSATKPSSSGGGGWSSGSGGGGFSGGGGGGGGGGGW, via the coding sequence ATGAAACGGCTGCTTTTCTTCTTCCTTGTCTCGCTTCCTATTTTGGTCTTCGCCCAAAATGAAAGTGTGGATGTATTTCATAGTGAAATTTTGGTGGACACTTCGGGATATATCACAGTAAAAGAGCACATTGAAATCTATGCTACAGGCCAAAAATTCAAGCGGGGAATAGTCCGCAACCTGCCTTTGAGTCGTAAAGACAGCCTGGGAAGCAGCATTCCCGTTTCTTATGAAGTAAAGCAAGTATTGAAAGAAGGCGAACCTTCGCCCTATTTTACCGAAAACAAAGGCGGTGACCTTTACATTTATGTGGGCGAAAAATCGACCTATTTAGAAGAAGGGCGGTACAGTTACGAGATTACGTATTCCACAGCTGGGCAGATCGGTTTTTTCAAAGATTTCGACGAACTCTACTGGAACGTCAATGGCTTTGGTTGGGACTTCCCCATTCATTCAATCCGTGCTTCGGTCACCTTACCCAATCAAAGCAAGGCTTTATCCACAGCTTGCTATACGGGCATGTATGGCAGTACCTTACAAAATTGCGACATATCTACAGGAGAAGGGAAAACTATTTTTGAAACCCTAAACCTAAATCCCAACGAAAACCTGAGCATCGCTCTCAGTTTCGAAAAAGGGCTCGTAAATCAACCGCCGCCCCCTCCGCCGCCAAGCTTCTTGCAAGAATACGGAGCTCAAATCATGACATTGATATTTGGTTTGGCCCTTCTCGCCTACTATGCCTATACATGGTGGAAATACGGTCAAGATCCGCCCAAACCCACTGTAGTGCCGCAATTCAACCCGCCAGACAATCTATCTCCCGCCTCACTGGGCATGATTCACAAAGGGCACTTTTGGCAAGATCTTTCCACCGCGAGTTTGGTAAATCTAGCTGTGAAAGGCTTTATCAAAATCGAAGACCATTCCGACTCCTATTTGTTTGGTCTTGTGAAAAATAAAGAATTCTCCATCAGCCAACTGAAACCCGCAGACTCTTCTTTGGCCAGAGAAGAACGGGAGTTGATGATCCAGTTTTTCCAAAACAAAGAAAAAGTGGTTTTCGACGGGAAATACGACTCTGCAATCAAATCAGCCCTCGACCGCTTTCAAAAAAAATTGACAGACAAATGGAATCCTCTGCTTTTTGAGGGTTTCAATGCTAAGTTTTGGATATTCCCCATTCTCTTTTCCATCATTTATGTAGCCTTATTCTTCGTCTGGCACCAGTATTTCACAGGCTCGGCAAAGTTTATCTATTTCGCTGTTTTCTTTTTTTCCAATATTCTTGTTTTCCTTTTTTATCAATGGCTGATCCGAAAACCCGCGAAGGAAAAATTACGCCTACGCTCCGATATAAAAGGTTTCGAAATGTATCTTTCTGCGGCAGAAGAGAAAGGTTTGCAACATTTCAATCCTCCCCACATTACCCCTGAGATTTTCGAGAAATACCTGCCCTATGCCTTGGTGCTGGGTGTAGAAGATATTTGGGGTGAAAAATTCCAGAAAATGCTTTCGGCATCGAGCACCTATTCAAGTGCATATCAACCAATTTGGTACAATCGCCCTATTGGCAACATCGCAACTTTCGGCCATATGCTGAATTCAAATTTCTCAAACACCTTAAGCAGTTCGGCCACAAAACCTTCTAGCAGCGGTGGCGGCGGCTGGAGCAGTGGCTCGGGTGGTGGTGGATTTTCTGGCGGCGGCGGCGGCGGCGGTGGCGGTGGCGGATGGTGA
- a CDS encoding LemA family protein: MIAMLIVLGLALLFAFYGIGIYNKLVKLRTLVAEAWSGIDVQLKKRYNLIPNLVETVKGYASHEKETFENVTKARNQAQAASGVGETEMAENQLNRALVNLFAVAENYPELKANTNFLDLQNQLSSIESDIEKSRRYYNGTVRDQNILIDSFPSNILANMFNFSKSEFFELDNPAERANPQVKF, translated from the coding sequence ATGATCGCAATGCTAATCGTGTTGGGCTTGGCCCTGCTCTTCGCCTTCTACGGAATCGGTATTTACAACAAATTGGTAAAACTGCGTACGCTGGTGGCCGAAGCGTGGAGCGGCATAGATGTGCAATTGAAAAAACGCTACAACTTAATCCCAAATCTTGTAGAAACCGTAAAAGGCTACGCAAGCCACGAAAAAGAAACTTTTGAAAACGTCACAAAAGCACGGAATCAAGCTCAAGCGGCAAGTGGTGTGGGTGAAACAGAAATGGCCGAAAACCAACTGAATCGGGCTTTGGTCAACCTTTTTGCCGTAGCCGAAAACTATCCCGAATTGAAAGCGAACACCAATTTCTTGGATTTGCAAAACCAGCTTTCTTCGATTGAGTCGGACATTGAGAAATCCAGACGTTATTACAACGGCACTGTTCGCGATCAGAACATTCTCATCGATTCTTTCCCCAGCAACATACTGGCCAATATGTTCAATTTTTCGAAATCTGAATTTTTCGAATTGGACAACCCGGCCGAAAGAGCCAATCCGCAAGTTAAGTTTTAA
- a CDS encoding alpha-L-fucosidase yields the protein MKKVKLLFFVFLLQNPAFGQEAQMLNLNKPAREQWFAEMGFGMFIHWSFDVQLGMVISHSMVGASDDYLDRYVHDLPKTFNPKDFDPSVWAKAARMAGMKYVVFTTKHHNGFCMYDTQTTDFNIMHTPFGKDITKMIVDAFREEGLAIGLYFSPDDFHFLYTQGTLISRARPEAQAQNNPELNAYVKGQMRELMKNYGKIDLVFLDGLDQFGKTELAKVCWEIDPNVVVTRGAIPTPEQETPDSPIPSPWEACYTFGDQWQFRPTNENYKSAKQAITELIEIRAKGGNLLLNFGPDAMGNFPPEQAGALNEISLWMFINQEAFDQTIPLQTIHEGHVWFLKQKDSPTVYAFILEDDWKFGERKNFSLKSFTAQSNTKISVLGHNGKVLEYAPDVDPAPQIKNNAEGIEISVMRAQRIYNDRKWPNPIVVKLENLKIK from the coding sequence ATGAAAAAAGTCAAACTCCTGTTCTTCGTCTTCTTGTTGCAAAACCCAGCCTTTGGCCAAGAAGCTCAAATGCTCAATTTGAACAAACCGGCACGTGAACAGTGGTTTGCCGAAATGGGCTTTGGCATGTTCATTCATTGGAGTTTCGATGTACAATTGGGCATGGTGATCAGCCACAGCATGGTGGGAGCTTCCGATGATTATCTCGATCGTTATGTGCACGATCTTCCCAAAACATTCAACCCTAAAGATTTCGATCCATCGGTTTGGGCTAAGGCCGCACGCATGGCAGGCATGAAATACGTGGTATTCACCACCAAACACCACAACGGTTTTTGTATGTACGATACGCAAACAACCGACTTCAACATCATGCACACGCCTTTTGGAAAAGACATTACCAAAATGATTGTCGATGCTTTCCGCGAAGAAGGCTTGGCCATAGGCCTGTATTTTTCGCCCGATGATTTTCATTTCTTGTACACACAAGGCACTTTGATTTCAAGAGCAAGGCCCGAGGCTCAAGCCCAAAACAATCCGGAGCTCAATGCTTATGTGAAAGGCCAAATGCGAGAACTGATGAAGAATTACGGAAAAATCGACCTCGTTTTCCTTGATGGGCTGGATCAATTCGGTAAAACAGAATTGGCCAAGGTGTGCTGGGAAATCGACCCGAATGTGGTTGTAACCCGCGGTGCAATTCCCACACCTGAACAAGAAACGCCCGATTCGCCTATTCCTTCACCTTGGGAAGCCTGCTATACATTTGGCGATCAATGGCAGTTTCGTCCAACGAATGAAAATTATAAATCGGCCAAACAGGCGATTACCGAACTGATCGAAATAAGGGCCAAAGGCGGTAATCTTTTGCTCAATTTTGGGCCCGACGCTATGGGAAATTTCCCTCCCGAGCAAGCCGGAGCCTTAAATGAAATCTCACTTTGGATGTTTATCAATCAAGAAGCTTTTGATCAGACAATACCCTTGCAAACCATCCATGAAGGCCATGTGTGGTTTTTGAAACAAAAAGATTCGCCAACCGTATACGCCTTCATTTTGGAAGACGATTGGAAGTTCGGCGAGCGAAAAAACTTTAGCCTCAAATCGTTCACGGCACAATCCAATACAAAGATTTCGGTGTTGGGCCACAACGGCAAAGTGTTGGAATACGCCCCGGATGTAGACCCAGCCCCACAAATCAAAAACAATGCAGAGGGAATCGAAATCTCGGTCATGCGGGCTCAACGCATCTACAATGACCGTAAATGGCCAAATCCGATTGTCGTGAAATTGGAAAACCTCAAAATAAAATAA
- a CDS encoding 3-ketoacyl-ACP reductase has product MRKTALVTGGSRGIGLGIAKALATSGYDVAINGTRPETDVHAALEELSQFEVEVLYCQGNIAKSEDRKVMLEKIEQKWGQLNVLVNNAGVAPRQRKDILDLEEDDFDYMMQINQKGTFFLSQQAARWMIEQKQKQSDYEACIVNITSISATVASINRAEYCMAKASLSMMSKLMSVRMSESNIPVYEIQPGLIETDMTAKVKGKYTAMAEEGLVLEKRMGKPEDIGKIVAALATGQIPYSTGQTIIADGGMGIARL; this is encoded by the coding sequence ATGAGAAAAACTGCATTGGTTACCGGCGGAAGTCGTGGAATTGGACTGGGCATTGCCAAAGCTCTCGCCACATCGGGATACGATGTGGCCATCAACGGCACAAGACCCGAAACAGATGTACATGCGGCCCTAGAGGAATTGAGCCAATTTGAAGTCGAAGTTCTCTACTGTCAAGGCAACATTGCGAAAAGCGAGGACCGCAAAGTCATGCTTGAAAAAATCGAGCAAAAATGGGGGCAGTTGAATGTGCTCGTGAACAATGCGGGGGTTGCTCCTCGCCAACGCAAAGACATCCTCGACCTAGAAGAAGACGATTTCGATTACATGATGCAAATCAACCAAAAGGGCACTTTCTTTTTGAGTCAACAAGCAGCACGTTGGATGATCGAGCAAAAGCAGAAACAAAGCGATTATGAGGCTTGTATTGTAAATATCACCTCCATTTCGGCAACCGTAGCCTCGATAAACCGGGCCGAATACTGCATGGCCAAAGCCAGCTTGAGCATGATGAGCAAACTCATGTCCGTCAGGATGAGTGAATCCAACATACCTGTATACGAAATTCAGCCGGGCCTTATCGAAACGGACATGACCGCCAAGGTAAAAGGCAAATATACGGCCATGGCCGAAGAAGGATTGGTATTGGAAAAACGCATGGGAAAGCCTGAAGACATTGGGAAAATTGTAGCCGCCTTGGCAACAGGGCAAATCCCTTATTCTACAGGGCAAACGATAATTGCCGACGGTGGCATGGGGATCGCAAGATTGTAA